In Sphaeramia orbicularis chromosome 15, fSphaOr1.1, whole genome shotgun sequence, a single genomic region encodes these proteins:
- the eif3s6ip gene encoding eukaryotic translation initiation factor 3 subunit L — protein MSYHDEEEYDPYAYTNDYDLHTGDPKADLAYERQYEQQTYHVIPEVIKNFLQYFHKTISDLIDQKVYELQSNRVSSESIEQKIYEIQDVYENSWNKLTDRFFKTSPWPEAEAIASLVGNDAVFLILYKELYYRHIYAKVSGGPTLDQRFESYYNYCNLFNYILNADGPAPLELPNQWLWDIIDEFIYQFQSFSQYRCKTAKKSEEEIEFLRSNPKIWNVHSVLNVLHSLVDKSNINRQLEVYTSGGDPESVAGEYGRHSLYKMLGYFSLVGLLRLHSLLGDYYQAIKVLENIELNKKSMYSRVPECQITTYYYVGFAYLMMRRYQDAIRVFANILLYIQRTRNMFQRSTYKYEMINKQNEQMHGLLAIALTMYPMRIDESIHTQLREKYGDKMLRMQKGDLQVFEELFSFACPKFLSPVVPNYDNVHPNYHKEPFQQQLKVFAEEVQQQAQLSTIRSFLKLYTTMPVAKLAGFLDMTEQEFRIQLLVFKHKMKNLVWTSGISALDGEFQSASEVDFYIDKDMIHIADTKVARRYGDFFIRQIHKFEELNRTLKKMPASSTSATSGSATSR, from the exons ATGTCATATCATGACGAAGAAGAG TATGACCCTTACGCCTATACGAACGACTACGACCTGCACACCG GTGACCCTAAAGCAGACCTGGCCTATGAGAGGCAGTACGAGCAGCAGACCTACCACGTCATCCCAGAGGTCATCAAGAACTTCCTGCAGTATTTTCACAAAACCATCTCGGACCTGATCGACCAGAAGGTTTACGAGCTGCAGTCCAACCGTGTGTCCAGTGAGAGCATCGAGCAGAAGATCTACGAGATTCAAGACGTCTATGAGAACAG TTGGAATAAACTCACCGACCGTTTCTTTAAGACGTCTCCTTGGCCCGAGGCTGAGGCCATCGCATCACTGGTCGGCAACG ATGCTGTGTTTCTCATCCTGTATAAGGAGCTGTACTACAGACACATCTACGCTAAAGTCAGT GGCGGACCCACTTTAGACCAGAGGTTCGAGtcctactacaactactgcaacCTCTTCAACTACATACTCA ATGCTGATGGTCCTGCTCCTCTGGAACTCCCAAACCAGTGGCTCTGGGACATTATTGATGAGTTCATCTACCAG TTCCAGTCGTTCAGTCAGTACCGCTGTAAGACGGCAAAGAAGTCTGAGGAGGAGATCGAGTTCCTGAGGAGCAACCCCAAGATCTGGAACGTCCACAGCGTCCTCAACGTTCTGCACTCACTGGTGGACAAAAGCAACATCAACCGTCAGCTGGAGGTGTACACCAGCGGAG GTGACCCAGAGAGCGTGGCCGGTGAATACGGCCGTCACTCCCTCTATAAGATGCTGGGTTACTTCAGTCTGGTGGGACTTCTGCGGCTCCACTCTCTGCTGGGGGATTATTACCAGGCCATCAAAGTCCTGGAGAACATCGAGCTCAACAAGAAG AGCATGTACTCTCGTGTACCTGAGTGTCAGATCACCACCTATTACTACGTTGGCTTTGCGTACCTGATGATGCGGCGCTACCAGGACGCCATCCGAGTCTTCGCCAACATCCTGCTGTACATCCAGAGGACGAGAAACATGTTCCAGAGGTCCACGTACAAATATGAGATG ATTAACAAACAGAACGAGCAGATGCACGGTCTGCTGGCCATCGCCCTCACCATGTACCCGATGCGCATCGACGAGAGCATCCACACCCAACTGAGGGAGAAGTACGGAGACAAGATGTTACGGATGCAGAAAGG AGACCTCCAGGTGTTCGAGGAGCTCTTCAGTTTCGCCTGTCCTAAGTTCCTTTCTCCTGTGGTTCCAAACTACGACAACGTTCATCCCAACTACCACAAAGAGCCGTTCCAGCAGCAGCTGAAGGTGTTCGCAGAGGAGGTCCAGCAGCAGGCGCAGCTGTCCACCATCCGCAG tttccTGAAGCTGTACACCACCATGCCGGTGGCCAAGCTGGCCGGGTTCCTGGACATGACGGAGCAGGAGTTCCGGATCCAGCTCCTGGTCTTCAAACACAAGATGAAGAACCTGGTCTGGACCAGCGGCATCTCAGCCCTGGATGGAGAGTTCCAGTCTGCGTCTGAGGTGGACTTCTACATTGACAAG GACATGATCCACATCGCAGACACAAAAGTGGCTCGTCGCTACGGAGACTTTTTCATCCGACAGATCCACAAGTTTGAGGAG CTCAACAGGACGTTGAAGAAAATGCCG